The Candidatus Cetobacterium colombiensis genome includes a window with the following:
- a CDS encoding Mrp/NBP35 family ATP-binding protein — translation MFVKQLASQGYKVGIMDADITGPSIPRLLGLSGERAGGKGDDIYPVVTKDGIKVISLNFLVENENDPVLWRGPIIGRAVKQFWENVIWGELDYLIIDMPPGTGDVALTVMQSIPLNGIVMVSVPQDMISMIVAKAVKMASHMNVDVIGVVENMSYVVCPGCETKIKLFNGESTGEFLKENNLDLLGELPMISSICNLSVEGYEANKDKINNIFSPITKNILNKVKI, via the coding sequence ATATTTGTTAAACAACTAGCAAGTCAAGGATATAAAGTTGGGATAATGGATGCAGATATAACAGGACCAAGTATTCCTAGATTGCTTGGTTTAAGTGGAGAAAGAGCTGGAGGAAAAGGTGATGATATTTATCCAGTAGTTACAAAAGATGGAATAAAAGTAATTTCTTTAAATTTTTTAGTTGAAAATGAAAATGATCCTGTATTATGGAGAGGACCAATAATTGGAAGAGCTGTTAAACAATTTTGGGAAAATGTTATTTGGGGAGAGTTGGATTATTTAATTATAGATATGCCACCAGGAACTGGTGATGTAGCACTTACAGTTATGCAGTCAATACCTTTAAATGGAATTGTAATGGTTTCAGTTCCACAAGATATGATATCTATGATTGTTGCAAAAGCTGTAAAAATGGCAAGTCATATGAATGTTGATGTAATTGGAGTAGTTGAGAACATGAGTTATGTAGTTTGTCCAGGTTGTGAAACTAAGATAAAATTATTTAATGGAGAATCAACAGGAGAATTTTTGAAAGAAAATAATTTAGATCTTTTGGGGGAACTTCCAATGATTTCAAGTATATGTAACCTTTCAGTTGAAGGGTATGAAGCTAATAAAGATAAAATTAATAATATTTTTAGTCCTATTACTAAAAATATATTAAATAAAGTTAAAATTTAA
- a CDS encoding calcium-translocating P-type ATPase, PMCA-type has protein sequence MEEKDNFYKKDIETIYKILQSKETGLSEEQVNNWLKSNKKNMLSKLPEKSFLTRVIVALSEPMVRVLIFAIFLTILINIISIIEHQEPDWGQTTGIIFSVILATTVTVFMEKKSQDAFSALKKIGDKGSIKVLRDNKVCIISIEYIFPGDIIFINTGDKIPADGRIIECFDLSIDESMLTGESMVVKKIHESLQGERFSLSERLNMVYSGTFVIDGTAKIIITAIGDETEIGKISQSIQIEYNILTPLQKELGSLGKKIATVGIIISIIVFCLKIFNYHVDNELTLSNVAQAITICLVLIVSTIPEGLPTMIAATLALGVMRLSKDNALVKKLAVCESIGAIDIICSDKTGTLTENKMSVTNIISLRKELIFENIYFNNTISTKQDLNNKIEFIGNPTEVALLNFYQDNFKEKNFEDKKVIHQYPFSSTKKSMGTVVKSNFENLHYLFFLKGAPEKILETASISIKEKEKQMELIIHEQNLGRRVLAFSHRVFNQEEDWKEDELNLLRNFIYDGFISISDPIRKEVFQAIDICQKANIDIKILTGDSMLTANAIANELGLIKEKSLVLEAREIDKMTEYELKGKLKNIVVIGRSNPLTKLRIVNALMESGKSVAVTGDGINDAPSLKRAEVGIAMGIAGTEVSKETADIVLLNDSFATIVKAIESGRGLYENFQKFIQFQQTVNVGALFLILIFELLDWGTPLKPIQILWINIMMDGPLAISLSFEKTRKHIMDEPPRDKSKSIMTGDLWINILANALFMVLVIIFFVRVFHISREMIPTYTFNLFGFLVTLNVYNCKSINKKSIISNIFDNKTLNIIFLITILIQLIIVLFLRQFFSISILTMKEYISIFAFGFLIIIFSEFLKFWRRILNK, from the coding sequence ATGGAAGAAAAAGACAATTTTTATAAAAAAGATATAGAGACAATTTATAAGATATTACAAAGTAAAGAAACAGGTTTATCTGAAGAGCAAGTTAACAATTGGTTAAAATCCAATAAAAAAAATATGTTAAGTAAATTACCTGAAAAATCATTTTTAACTAGAGTTATAGTAGCTCTTTCAGAACCTATGGTTAGAGTATTAATTTTTGCTATTTTTTTGACTATTTTAATAAATATTATTTCTATCATAGAGCATCAAGAACCTGATTGGGGTCAAACAACAGGTATAATTTTTTCTGTTATATTAGCAACAACTGTAACTGTATTTATGGAAAAAAAATCTCAAGATGCTTTTTCAGCTTTAAAAAAAATAGGAGATAAAGGTAGTATAAAAGTACTAAGAGATAATAAAGTTTGTATTATTTCTATTGAATATATTTTTCCAGGTGATATTATTTTTATAAATACAGGAGATAAAATTCCTGCTGATGGTAGAATAATTGAATGTTTTGATTTATCTATTGATGAATCTATGCTCACTGGAGAAAGTATGGTTGTTAAAAAAATTCATGAATCTCTACAAGGTGAAAGATTTTCTTTAAGCGAAAGATTAAATATGGTATATTCTGGAACTTTTGTAATAGATGGGACTGCTAAGATTATAATTACTGCTATAGGAGACGAAACTGAAATTGGAAAAATATCTCAATCTATTCAGATTGAGTATAATATTTTAACTCCACTTCAAAAAGAACTTGGGAGTTTAGGTAAAAAAATTGCTACTGTAGGAATTATAATTTCAATCATAGTTTTTTGTTTAAAAATTTTTAATTATCATGTAGATAATGAACTTACACTATCTAATGTTGCTCAAGCAATAACAATTTGTCTTGTTCTTATTGTTTCAACTATTCCAGAAGGATTACCAACAATGATAGCAGCTACTTTAGCACTTGGAGTTATGAGGCTTTCAAAAGATAATGCACTTGTAAAAAAGCTTGCAGTTTGTGAATCCATTGGTGCTATAGATATAATTTGCTCTGATAAAACAGGAACATTAACAGAAAATAAAATGAGTGTTACAAATATAATAAGTTTAAGGAAAGAATTAATATTTGAAAATATATATTTTAATAATACTATTTCAACTAAGCAAGATTTAAATAATAAAATAGAATTTATTGGAAATCCAACAGAAGTAGCTTTATTAAATTTTTATCAAGATAACTTTAAAGAAAAAAATTTTGAAGATAAAAAAGTTATTCATCAATATCCTTTTAGTTCTACAAAAAAAAGTATGGGAACCGTTGTTAAAAGTAATTTTGAAAATTTACATTATTTATTTTTTTTAAAAGGAGCTCCTGAAAAAATATTAGAAACTGCATCCATTTCTATAAAAGAGAAGGAGAAACAGATGGAGTTGATTATTCATGAACAAAATTTAGGTCGAAGAGTTTTAGCATTTTCTCATAGAGTTTTTAACCAAGAAGAAGATTGGAAAGAAGATGAGCTAAACCTTCTAAGGAATTTTATTTATGATGGGTTTATATCTATATCTGATCCTATAAGAAAAGAGGTTTTTCAAGCTATTGATATTTGTCAAAAAGCTAATATAGATATAAAAATATTAACAGGAGACAGTATGCTTACTGCTAATGCAATTGCTAACGAATTAGGTCTTATAAAAGAAAAATCTTTAGTGCTAGAGGCTAGAGAAATTGATAAGATGACTGAATATGAACTTAAAGGAAAATTAAAAAATATAGTAGTTATTGGAAGAAGCAATCCTTTAACTAAATTAAGGATTGTAAATGCCTTGATGGAAAGTGGTAAATCTGTTGCTGTTACAGGAGATGGAATAAATGATGCTCCTTCTCTGAAAAGAGCAGAGGTTGGTATTGCTATGGGTATTGCAGGAACAGAAGTTTCAAAGGAAACTGCTGATATTGTATTACTAAATGATTCTTTTGCAACTATTGTAAAAGCTATTGAATCAGGAAGAGGGCTTTATGAAAATTTTCAAAAATTTATTCAATTTCAGCAGACAGTAAACGTTGGTGCACTATTTTTAATATTAATATTTGAACTTTTAGATTGGGGAACACCGCTAAAACCTATACAAATTTTATGGATTAATATAATGATGGATGGTCCTCTTGCGATATCATTGAGTTTTGAAAAAACAAGAAAACATATAATGGATGAACCTCCAAGAGACAAGAGTAAAAGCATAATGACAGGAGATTTATGGATAAATATTTTAGCTAATGCTTTGTTTATGGTTTTAGTTATAATATTTTTTGTTAGAGTTTTTCATATAAGTAGAGAGATGATTCCAACGTATACATTTAATTTATTTGGATTTTTAGTGACATTAAATGTTTATAATTGCAAGAGTATAAATAAAAAATCTATTATATCAAATATATTTGATAATAAAACTCTTAATATAATATTTTTAATAACAATATTAATTCAATTAATTATAGTTTTATTTCTTCGTCAATTTTTTTCAATAAGTATTTTAACAATGAAAGAATATATTTCTATATTTGCTTTTGGTTTTTTAATCATAATTTTTTCTGAATTTCTAAAGTTTTGGAGAAGGATTTTAAATAAATAA
- a CDS encoding DUF6290 family protein: protein MKNIFEKVSVTFDKEDLQEVKDYCKKIGISFNEFIRKTIVKKINEEEEVELLDFIMQKNSNIIEKK from the coding sequence ATGAAAAATATATTCGAAAAAGTTAGTGTAACTTTTGATAAAGAAGATTTGCAAGAAGTAAAGGACTACTGTAAAAAAATAGGTATCTCTTTTAATGAATTTATTCGAAAAACCATTGTAAAAAAGATAAATGAAGAGGAAGAAGTTGAACTATTAGATTTTATTATGCAGAAAAATTCTAATATAATTGAAAAAAAATAA
- a CDS encoding HAD-IA family hydrolase yields MKNEIKGILFDLDGTVLNTQKMNIIPLQKLVLEELGKSISYENLLEYSAYPGKKTLELLGFKNIETSYDKWVKYVNEFEEGAILYKGFDTVFRKLYEKQIKIGIVSSKTRKQYEIDFIPTNLEKYIQCLVLAEDTINHKPNPEPLLLGAKLLNLNPENIIYIGDTFADEIACKKANMKFALASWGAIQTINITCDFFLKLPEDILKIEM; encoded by the coding sequence ATGAAAAATGAAATTAAGGGAATTTTATTTGATTTAGATGGTACTGTTTTAAATACTCAAAAAATGAATATAATTCCACTACAAAAGTTAGTTTTAGAAGAATTAGGAAAATCAATATCTTATGAAAATCTTCTTGAATATTCTGCATATCCAGGAAAGAAAACTCTTGAACTGTTAGGATTTAAAAATATCGAAACTTCTTATGATAAATGGGTTAAATATGTCAATGAATTTGAAGAGGGAGCTATTTTATATAAAGGATTTGATACAGTTTTTAGAAAACTATACGAAAAACAAATAAAAATTGGAATTGTAAGCTCTAAAACAAGAAAACAGTATGAAATAGATTTTATTCCAACAAATCTTGAAAAATATATTCAGTGTCTTGTTTTAGCAGAAGATACTATAAATCATAAACCGAACCCTGAACCTCTATTATTAGGAGCAAAATTACTAAATCTAAATCCAGAAAATATAATTTATATTGGAGACACTTTTGCGGATGAGATAGCTTGTAAAAAAGCTAATATGAAATTTGCATTAGCTTCTTGGGGAGCAATTCAAACTATAAATATCACTTGTGATTTCTTTTTAAAATTACCTGAAGACATATTAAAAATAGAAATGTAG
- a CDS encoding LysE family translocator yields the protein MILKGFKFGMLLQVAIGPVCLYIFSLGINGNFLQAQRGVFGVVLADAMYILLAILGISSFIKKDSVQNKFNILGAIIIIFFGMELFFGYFNVSFLPKINIFENLNSTSPFIKAFLLTGANPMTILFWIGVFSTKTTEISFTKKSIVLFAFGALLSSLLFLTLIAFLGSITNNFLSSNIIIILNSAVGLILIYFGIKKLTLLKT from the coding sequence TTGATATTAAAAGGATTTAAATTTGGAATGTTATTACAAGTTGCTATAGGACCAGTATGTTTATACATTTTTTCTTTGGGAATAAATGGGAACTTTTTACAAGCTCAAAGGGGAGTATTTGGAGTAGTTCTTGCGGATGCAATGTATATCTTACTTGCAATTTTAGGTATATCATCTTTTATAAAAAAGGATTCTGTCCAAAATAAATTCAATATTTTAGGTGCAATAATTATAATATTTTTTGGAATGGAGCTTTTTTTTGGATATTTTAATGTCTCATTTCTTCCAAAAATAAATATTTTTGAAAATTTAAACTCAACATCTCCTTTTATTAAGGCTTTTCTTTTAACTGGAGCAAATCCAATGACAATTTTATTTTGGATAGGAGTTTTTAGTACAAAAACTACTGAAATATCTTTTACAAAAAAATCTATAGTTTTATTTGCTTTTGGAGCTCTTTTATCTTCTTTACTTTTTCTAACTTTAATAGCTTTTTTAGGCTCTATAACAAATAATTTTTTATCTTCTAATATTATAATTATTTTAAATTCAGCAGTAGGGTTAATTTTAATATATTTTGGAATAAAAAAACTGACACTATTAAAAACTTAA
- a CDS encoding nitroreductase family protein, whose product MEILDLIKNARSHRSFKNVTVPMEDLVKIVEGAHFSSAGANKQFLRYFLVNDNEVCSKLFKDVVWASQITWKPSEEEAPGGYIIILTDNPPKLPLNFIYADCGISLQNMKLIATSLGYGVNFMEPVKKDDILSLLNLSNEYIPLFVMPVGIPTDEIILTDSENDNMKYFREDLGKHNYKHYVPKLSLDNLIIGKK is encoded by the coding sequence ATGGAAATTTTAGATTTAATAAAAAATGCTCGTTCTCACAGAAGTTTTAAAAATGTAACTGTTCCTATGGAAGATTTAGTAAAAATTGTAGAAGGTGCTCACTTTTCATCAGCTGGTGCAAATAAACAATTTTTAAGATATTTCTTAGTAAATGATAATGAGGTTTGTTCAAAACTTTTTAAAGATGTCGTTTGGGCAAGTCAAATAACATGGAAACCTTCAGAAGAAGAAGCACCAGGAGGATATATAATAATTCTTACAGATAATCCACCTAAATTACCCTTAAATTTTATTTATGCTGATTGTGGAATATCTCTTCAAAATATGAAATTAATTGCTACGTCCTTAGGTTATGGAGTTAACTTCATGGAACCTGTGAAAAAAGATGATATTTTATCTTTATTAAATTTATCAAATGAATATATTCCTCTTTTTGTTATGCCAGTAGGCATTCCAACAGACGAAATCATTTTAACAGATTCTGAAAATGATAATATGAAATATTTTAGAGAAGATTTAGGAAAACATAACTATAAACACTATGTCCCTAAATTATCTTTAGATAATTTAATAATTGGTAAAAAATAA
- a CDS encoding ArsR/SmtB family transcription factor gives MEKQLKILKALSHPLRVEIIYALKDQKSKCVCELEKLKEVTSQSSLSQHLKILRDANLVKTEKIGGWVHYSIKNPNIFEILEKIREI, from the coding sequence TTGGAAAAACAATTGAAAATTTTAAAAGCTTTATCTCATCCTTTAAGAGTTGAGATTATATATGCATTAAAGGATCAAAAATCAAAGTGTGTTTGTGAATTAGAAAAGTTAAAAGAAGTGACATCTCAATCAAGTCTTTCTCAACATTTAAAAATTTTAAGAGATGCAAATCTTGTTAAAACTGAAAAAATTGGAGGATGGGTACACTATAGTATTAAAAATCCAAATATTTTTGAGATTTTAGAAAAAATTAGAGAAATTTAA
- a CDS encoding FomA family porin-like outer membrane protein has product MNKRSLIFSLILSSVLCNKAFAELKSTEIGNNIENSYKKRIKQEENLLQESFTPYGEVGTIFTIYGNSGKYKTATSHPMLYLDYNFAPQWSLFFEWNRLSNIYSGDYEKDSNKSNHDFSVPKGHFEYVHKNFFNTKAVWRTQVGARQTNFFKSSDDKYWTWISSSLDFYKYFPRTENFEVLQFAIQPLYFYGSYVKSSPNGHMNHAALNLLTQFKIYEDFKFQFNGYLSKEWYNGDFKVDKKEEMNYFAIVSWLEYSKNIYQFNEKTNLQFNFATGFDPYIFTNNSEKGWKPTFWIIDHGYGWLWPAKLDNDKSYANMFNAFALPQLKLTYNHSQDLSMDLFVQVKYSNQVWGSSQKDWKLQPQGGIGVTYKF; this is encoded by the coding sequence ATGAATAAAAGAAGTTTAATATTTTCTTTAATCCTATCTTCAGTATTGTGTAATAAAGCTTTTGCAGAACTTAAAAGTACAGAAATAGGAAATAATATCGAGAATTCTTATAAAAAAAGAATAAAGCAAGAAGAAAATTTATTACAAGAGTCTTTTACACCTTATGGGGAAGTTGGAACAATATTTACAATCTATGGGAATTCAGGGAAATATAAAACAGCAACATCTCATCCCATGCTTTATTTAGATTATAATTTTGCTCCACAATGGTCATTATTTTTCGAATGGAATAGATTATCAAATATTTATAGTGGAGATTATGAAAAAGATAGCAATAAATCTAATCATGATTTTAGTGTTCCTAAAGGGCATTTTGAATATGTTCATAAAAACTTTTTCAATACAAAAGCCGTTTGGAGAACTCAAGTAGGAGCAAGACAGACAAACTTTTTCAAATCATCAGACGATAAGTATTGGACTTGGATTAGTTCATCATTAGATTTTTATAAATATTTTCCTAGAACTGAAAATTTTGAAGTTTTACAATTTGCTATACAGCCACTTTATTTTTATGGATCATATGTTAAATCTAGTCCCAATGGTCATATGAACCATGCAGCCCTTAATTTATTAACACAATTTAAAATTTACGAAGATTTTAAATTTCAATTTAATGGTTATCTATCAAAAGAATGGTATAATGGAGATTTTAAAGTAGATAAAAAAGAAGAAATGAATTATTTTGCTATTGTTTCTTGGCTTGAATATTCTAAGAATATATATCAATTTAATGAAAAAACAAATCTTCAATTTAATTTTGCCACTGGATTTGATCCGTATATTTTCACCAATAATAGTGAAAAAGGATGGAAACCAACTTTTTGGATAATTGATCATGGTTATGGATGGTTATGGCCTGCAAAATTAGATAATGATAAAAGTTATGCAAATATGTTTAATGCCTTTGCTCTACCACAACTAAAGCTAACATACAACCATTCTCAAGATTTAAGTATGGATTTATTCGTACAAGTAAAGTATTCAAATCAAGTTTGGGGCTCTTCTCAAAAAGATTGGAAACTTCAACCACAAGGTGGAATAGGTGTAACCTATAAATTTTAA
- a CDS encoding AEC family transporter: MWNIIMKDIIPIFVIMLLGFYAGKSKAFNQDNARSFNKLVLNYALPAALFVSIVKADRHMLFEDIKLTLVSTFVIVGVFMWSFFSCYKFFKHTKGEAAVCALIAGSPTIGFLGFAVLDPIFGATANTGLVVAIVSIVVNAITIPIGLSLLNPGGAKVQNQLIKDLSSETGIKKDIDEFEQEMQKLEKNPVISALTQPVAWAPILAVIIVLLGIEFPPILDPNFELISKANSGVAVFAAGLTLSGLKFEFDLEIIYNTFIKLILMPGLLLIVGLLVKLDPIHLQMLVLSGALPPAFSGIIISSRYQVYVRTGTSSLAVSVLLFMVAAPFWIWVTRLASTWNI, from the coding sequence ATGTGGAATATTATAATGAAAGACATAATTCCTATTTTCGTCATAATGCTTTTAGGATTTTATGCAGGTAAAAGTAAAGCTTTTAATCAAGATAATGCTAGAAGTTTTAATAAGTTAGTTTTAAACTATGCACTTCCTGCAGCTTTATTCGTATCAATCGTAAAAGCTGATAGACATATGTTATTTGAAGATATCAAATTAACATTGGTAAGTACATTTGTTATCGTAGGTGTTTTTATGTGGTCATTCTTTAGTTGTTATAAATTCTTTAAGCATACAAAAGGAGAAGCCGCTGTTTGTGCATTGATTGCAGGATCACCTACTATCGGATTTTTAGGATTTGCAGTTCTAGATCCAATATTTGGAGCAACTGCTAATACAGGACTTGTTGTAGCAATAGTTTCCATAGTTGTAAATGCAATTACAATACCTATTGGTTTATCTTTACTTAATCCTGGTGGAGCAAAAGTTCAAAATCAACTTATAAAAGATTTAAGTAGTGAAACTGGAATAAAAAAAGATATTGATGAATTTGAACAAGAGATGCAAAAATTAGAAAAAAATCCAGTTATAAGTGCATTGACACAACCAGTTGCATGGGCTCCTATCCTAGCGGTTATAATTGTTTTATTAGGAATAGAATTTCCACCAATATTAGATCCAAACTTTGAGTTAATTTCAAAGGCAAACTCAGGAGTAGCTGTATTCGCTGCTGGATTAACATTATCTGGATTAAAATTCGAGTTCGATTTAGAAATTATTTATAATACATTTATAAAATTAATATTAATGCCAGGACTTTTATTAATTGTTGGATTATTGGTAAAATTAGATCCAATTCATCTTCAAATGCTTGTTCTTTCAGGAGCTTTACCACCAGCATTTTCTGGAATTATAATAAGTAGTCGTTATCAAGTTTACGTTCGTACAGGAACTTCATCGCTAGCGGTAAGTGTACTTCTATTTATGGTTGCAGCACCATTCTGGATTTGGGTAACAAGATTAGCTTCAACATGGAATATTTAA
- the oxc gene encoding oxalyl-CoA decarboxylase, which translates to MSTVQNDQIDNLTDGMHLLVQAFKKNEIDTIYGLVGIPVTDLARHAQEEGIRYIGFRHEQSAGNAAAISGYLTKKPGICLTVSAPGFLNGLTALANATVNGFPMIQISGSSDRAIIDLQQGDYEELDQMNVAKAFAKAAYRINKPEDIAIGLARAIRAATSGRPGGVYLDVTTALLGSVIDKAEAEKTLFKVETPAPKSIPSSDSIIKALELLSKSKKPLVLLGKGAAYSQADNLIKEFLEKTGIPYLPMSMAKGLLPDDHPQCAAAARSLVLKNADTVILIGARLNWLLSHGKGKHWNPDTRFIQLEIDPKEIDSNRPIEVPIVGDIESSMELLVSGLEKISVKTDPTWIQDIENDKETNIAKMATKLETVTSPMNYYNALKIVKEVVDSHKDIYLVNEGANTLDDTRNVVNMYYPRRRLDCGTWGVMGIGMGFAIGAAITSGKPILAIEGDSAFGFSGMEIETICRYKLPITIVIFNNGGIYRGDHKNLGGGTDPSPTTLMASARYDKLIEAFGGTPYNATTQDELKDAITKGIESLKPTLINCVIDTETGTESGHITSLNPKTGVKS; encoded by the coding sequence ATGTCTACTGTTCAAAACGATCAAATTGATAACCTAACAGATGGAATGCATCTTCTAGTCCAAGCATTTAAAAAAAATGAAATTGATACAATTTATGGATTGGTTGGAATTCCTGTAACAGACTTAGCAAGACATGCTCAAGAAGAAGGAATTAGATACATCGGATTTAGGCATGAACAATCTGCAGGTAATGCCGCAGCAATTAGTGGGTATTTAACAAAAAAACCTGGCATATGCCTAACAGTTTCAGCTCCAGGATTTCTAAATGGATTAACTGCTTTAGCAAATGCAACAGTTAACGGTTTTCCTATGATTCAAATAAGTGGTTCTAGCGATAGAGCTATCATTGATTTACAACAAGGAGACTATGAAGAACTCGATCAAATGAATGTTGCTAAGGCGTTTGCTAAAGCTGCATATAGAATCAATAAACCAGAAGATATTGCAATTGGATTAGCTAGAGCTATTCGTGCAGCAACATCTGGAAGACCAGGTGGAGTTTATTTAGATGTAACAACAGCTCTATTGGGAAGCGTTATTGATAAAGCTGAAGCTGAAAAAACTTTATTCAAAGTTGAAACCCCTGCACCTAAATCTATTCCAAGTTCTGACTCTATAATAAAAGCTTTAGAGCTATTATCAAAATCTAAAAAACCATTAGTCTTATTAGGTAAAGGAGCTGCTTATTCACAAGCTGACAATTTGATAAAAGAATTCTTAGAAAAAACTGGAATTCCATATTTACCAATGTCTATGGCTAAAGGATTACTTCCTGATGATCATCCACAATGCGCTGCTGCTGCACGTTCACTTGTATTAAAAAATGCTGACACAGTTATACTTATAGGAGCTAGATTAAATTGGCTTTTAAGTCACGGAAAAGGAAAACATTGGAATCCTGACACTCGTTTTATTCAATTAGAAATTGACCCCAAAGAAATTGATAGCAATCGTCCAATCGAAGTTCCTATAGTAGGAGATATTGAATCTAGTATGGAACTATTAGTTAGTGGATTGGAAAAAATATCAGTAAAAACTGATCCAACTTGGATTCAAGATATTGAAAATGATAAAGAAACAAATATAGCAAAAATGGCAACAAAATTAGAGACAGTAACTTCTCCTATGAATTATTATAATGCTTTAAAAATAGTTAAAGAAGTAGTCGATTCTCATAAAGATATATATTTAGTTAACGAAGGAGCAAACACATTAGATGATACAAGAAATGTAGTTAATATGTATTATCCAAGAAGACGTCTTGATTGTGGAACTTGGGGAGTAATGGGAATTGGAATGGGATTTGCAATTGGTGCTGCAATTACAAGTGGAAAACCTATTTTAGCTATTGAAGGAGATAGTGCATTTGGATTTAGTGGAATGGAAATAGAAACAATTTGTAGATACAAATTACCAATTACTATTGTAATATTTAACAACGGTGGAATTTATCGTGGTGATCACAAAAATTTAGGTGGAGGAACAGACCCTTCTCCAACAACTCTTATGGCTTCTGCAAGATACGATAAGCTTATTGAAGCTTTCGGAGGAACACCATACAATGCAACAACACAAGATGAACTAAAAGATGCAATTACAAAAGGTATTGAATCTTTAAAACCAACTTTAATTAATTGTGTTATAGACACTGAAACTGGAACAGAAAGTGGACATATAACTTCTTTAAATCCAAAAACTGGAGTAAAAAGCTAA